GGGTGAAGTCGCTCACCGAGGCGGGCGCCGGGCACGTCGAGGTCCCCATCGTCGACAGCCGCGACCGCGCGCAGGACCGCAAGGTGGCGCAGATGCTCCGGGACGCCGACGGCATCTTCCTGGGCGGCGGCGACCAGGTGCACCTGGTGACCACGCTGGCCGGCTCGCGGGTGGGGCGCGCGCTGGCCGAGGCCTACACCCAGGGGGGCGTGGTCTGCGGCACCAGCGCGGGGGCGGCGGCGCTCACCGAGACGATCCTGGCCGGCGGCGAGCCCGACGAGTACGGGCAGATGCAGGACCTCCACCTGGGCCCCGGCTTCGGGCTGCTGGGCTTCCGCGCCGTCATCGACACCCACTTCAGCCAGCGGCGGCGGCTGCAGCGCCTGTTCATGGTGATCGCCCGCAACGCCGAGCTGATGGGGCTGGGGATCGACGAAGACACGGGGATGATCGTGCGCGGGCACCTGGGCCGGGTGGTGGGGAAGGGCTCGGTGACCTTCGTGGACGGCCGCGGCGTGCGCTTCGACAACGCCGACGAGTGCGAGAACGGCAAGCCGCTCACGCTCTCGTACCTGCGCGTGGGGATCGTGGGCGCGGGCTACACGCTCAACCTGCGCGAGCGCGAGCTGGAGGTGATCCTCCAGTCCCGCCGCGAAGCCGAGGAGACCCCCATCGTCCGCAGCGAGGAAGCCGTCGAGGCCGCCGGGTCCGCCTGACCGCAGGGAAAAGGGTACAGCCAGCACAGAGGCCAAACCCCTCGCATCGAAGAGTAAAGTCCACCCTCTCCCGAACTCGGGAGAGGGTTGCCGCTCTAAGAGACTATT
This Longimicrobium sp. DNA region includes the following protein-coding sequences:
- a CDS encoding cyanophycinase encodes the protein MEQRQSGNGKGVGGEARNRVAEPGEEPTRRRTDRHDGTLVLIGGACDPHGEALGSFVELAGGRAGGRIVALTTASMNPVRSAREWVKSLTEAGAGHVEVPIVDSRDRAQDRKVAQMLRDADGIFLGGGDQVHLVTTLAGSRVGRALAEAYTQGGVVCGTSAGAAALTETILAGGEPDEYGQMQDLHLGPGFGLLGFRAVIDTHFSQRRRLQRLFMVIARNAELMGLGIDEDTGMIVRGHLGRVVGKGSVTFVDGRGVRFDNADECENGKPLTLSYLRVGIVGAGYTLNLRERELEVILQSRREAEETPIVRSEEAVEAAGSA